The DNA sequence ATCCTAACCAAAATCAAAAATCTCAAAATAATAATAATATGGCAATGTTTAATTATGGTGTTGGCGGAAACGAGATAAAAGTAGACGCTAATGAAGCTATTCAAGAAATACAAGAGAATAAGTCATTAATTGTAAGCCAGCTTACCACCGATGAATCTTATACCCCGGAAATTGTAACAGGATTAAAGACTGTGGACGACGTCTTCAAGCATTTTCAACCTTCTATCAGTGTACAACATGAAACAGAAGATGGTACTGCAGTGGAGGAAGAGTTCCGTTTTCAGAATCTTGCGGACTTCACTCCCAAAAATCTTACGCAGAAATCAGAATATTTGCAACAACTTAGCGTGGAGCAGGAACAGTATAATAAAATTGTACGCCAGCTAAAAACAAATAAAATTCTTCGTAATATGCTGGAAAACGAGCAGACCAGAGCTGCTTTTGTGGAAGTATTAAAAGAAGTGGCACAAGAACTTGAAAAATAACCTAAAGACTTTACATTAAATCATGGATAGTAAATTACAGGCGGCAGAAGGCCAGCAACAAGGGCAGCAGCAACATTCGGGACAACCGAAAGGCAATCCACTTGCCGAGCTCAACAAAATTGGTGGGTTTGGTTTTGTAGAATCTGTTGTTGATGGTATCGCCAACATGAATCCGACAAGAAAGGCCAGGAAAGAAATATTCCTTACCGATAATAATAAAGGAGA is a window from the Chryseobacterium sp. T16E-39 genome containing:
- a CDS encoding type VI secretion system contractile sheath small subunit yields the protein MLEFFFKFKHWIGDLFDSSGKDNPNQNQKSQNNNNMAMFNYGVGGNEIKVDANEAIQEIQENKSLIVSQLTTDESYTPEIVTGLKTVDDVFKHFQPSISVQHETEDGTAVEEEFRFQNLADFTPKNLTQKSEYLQQLSVEQEQYNKIVRQLKTNKILRNMLENEQTRAAFVEVLKEVAQELEK